Below is a window of Streptomyces sp. NBC_01429 DNA.
TCCTCGCCGTCTACGGCGGACCGGACCACCGCAAGCAGGGCTACAACGAGTCCAACGCCACAACCGTACCGGCCGGTTCTGCCTTCCTGCCGTTCGTGTACGCGGCCGGTCTGGAGCACGGCGTCGTCAAGCAGCGCGACGCGCCCCGCGAACAGGTCACCCCGCAGTCCGTGTACAACGGCGACGACGGTGTGCCCGTCAGTACGCCGGAGGGCCCCTACTGGGATCGCGGCGGCAAGAAGGTCGCCGCCCACAACGACGACCGGAAGTCGTGGGGCCGGCTGACACTGCGCGAGGCGCTCGCCGAGTCGGTGAACACACCGTTCATGCAGCTGGGCATGGACACGGGCCTGGACAAGGTGAAGCAGACGGCCCAGGCCGCCGGGCTGCTGCCCTCCAGCATGGGACCGCAGATACCCGCCCTGTCCCTGGGCAGTTCCACGCCGAGCGCGATCCGCATGGCCAGTGGCTACGCCACGTTCGCCGCCGCCGGGCAGCACACCGAGCCGTACTCCGTGAGCCGTGTCACCCGGAACGGCTCGACCGCGCGGCTGACCGTCCCGGACAAGCGGCGTGCCGTCGACGCCAAGGTCGCCGAGGAGGTGACGCGGGCGCTCACCGACTCCTTCCGGTCGGCCCACCCGGACGCCGCTCCCGCCGGGGCCGCGGTGTCCGGCAAGGCCGGCAGCACCGCCGACTCCACCGCGGCCTGGTACGTCGGCACCGCCCGCGACGTGTCGACGGCCGTCGTCGTCTACCGGATGGATCTGGCCAAGAGCCTCGAACCACTGCCGCTGAAGGGGCTCGCGGAATCGGACACCGACAGCGTTCCGTACGACATTTGGGCGGGCGCCATGAGCCCACTGGGCTGACCGACGGAGCACCGCCCGCCACCCCCCGGACTGGAACCTTCCTCGCAGATTTGAGCCCGCATGAAGCCGACTCCCGGTCGCCGCCGCAAGGCGCGCGCACCCCGCCGCGTCGTCCGTCCCCGTTACCTGATCCTCGCGGCGTCGCTCCTCGTCGTCTGCTCGGTCGTGGCGGGCTACCTGGTGCTGGGCCAGAACGGCGGTGACGCCTCCGCCGCCTCCGGCAGCCAGGACAGATCGGTCGAGCGGAGTTCGACGAAGTCCAGGAAGGAACCCGCCTGGGACGGCACGGTCAAGGTGCTCGGGGACGGGTCGACCTCCTACACCGGCCCGCAGAAGGACCAGCTGCGTGCGGTACCGCTCAAACCGGGCGAGAAACCACCGCAGTTCGTCGTCTTCTCCTGGGACGGAGCGCTGGAGGGCGACGACCGGCTCTTCTCCCACTACCGGGAGCTGGCCAAGGAGTACGACGCCCACATGACCTTCTTCCTCACGGGCATCTATCTGCTGCCCAAGGCCAAGAAGGACCTCTACCTGCCTCCTCAGCATCCGCCGGGCTCGGCCGCGATCAGCTACCCCACGGACGAGCACATCCGCACGACCCTCACCCAGCTCGCCGCGGCCCACCAGGCCGGCAACGAGATCGGCACCCACTTCAACGGCCACTTCTGCGGAGCCAAGGGCGGCGGCGACTGGAGTGTGCCGGAGTGGAAGAGCGAGATCGATCAGTTCTACGACTTCGTGGAGAAGTGGAAGACCAACACCGGCTACCAGGACCTCCCCGCCCTGCCCTTCGACATCCGCAAGGAGGTCGCTGGTGGCCGCGCCCCCTGTCTGGAGGGCCAGCCGAATCTGCTGAAGGCCATGAAGAGCTACGGCTGGCGCTACGACGCGAGTTCGCCCGGCGACTTCCAGATATGGCCGTCCAAGAAGGACGGCATCTGGGACTTTCCGCTGCAGATGCTTCCCTACCCCGGCGGCAAGTACCAGAGCCTGTCGATGGACTTCAACTTCCTCTACAACCAGTCCGAAGGCGAGGTCGAGGGCGATCCGGCCAAGTACGCGGACTGGGAGCAGGAGACCGTCGCCTCTTACATGTCGGGCTTCAACCGCGTCTACTACGGCAGCCGGGCACCCCTGTTCATCGGCAACCACTTCGAGGACTGGAACGGCGGCATCTATATGAAGGCCGTCGACCAGGTGATCGAGAACATCTGCGGCAAGAAGGGCGTCAAGTGCGTGTCCTTCAAGGAGCTGGCCGACTGGCTCGACGTGCAGAAGCCCGAGACCCTGCAGCGTATGCGCGGCCTGGATCCGGCGCAGTCGCCCGACTGGTCCACGGTGGTCAAGTGAGCCCGGAAACGGACCGGTTCCAGTTGTGTGCATCCCTTCACAACTTCCGGGCATCTCATGCGAAGATGCGAACGCCCGGTCTGTGTACCGGCGTAGAAGGGGACATCATTGAAATCGAGAAGAATGAGCCGTAAGCGGAACCGTGTCGGCATAGTCACGGTGGCGGCGGCCTCGGTCGTCGCCGGTCTCGCGCTGCCCAGCTGGAGCGCCGGAGCGGCCGTGGTCGACGACCCGACGGTGGATACGGCGACCAGGGCGACGTTCCAGCAGCTGGCCGACGCGGTCTTCGCCGACCGTACCCAGGCCCTGGTGAGCGGTGCCCGCGACGGGCACAAGAAGCGGACCGAGCAGCGTACGTCCGGCTTCACCGGAAAGGTGAGGCTGTCCGGGACGCAGTCGCGCGAGGAGAGTTCGACCCTCGACGAACTGACCACCCGCAAGTCCCGGCTGGCCGAGCTCGGCGAGAAGTACAGCGGAGCCACCACCAAGGTCACGCTGGACGCCACGCGGGTGAAGGGCCGGCACGCCACGGTCGCCGTCACGGAGACCACGACGCTGTCCTACGCGAAGGCGAAGCGCGCCGAGCCCAGGACCACCGGGTTCCAGGCGCACCACGAACTGACCTTCAAGGCCGGCCACAAGGGCGACTGGCAGCTCACCGGTGTCCAGGACACCGACGACGGCTACCTCGCGGTCAACCAGGTCGCCGAGCCGTCCGTGCCCGCCCAGGCCACGGCCGCCGCCGCCGACCTGCCCTCGGCGACCCGTTCGGCCATCACGACGCCCGCGCCGGCCAAACCGAAGAACTTCACCGCCTCCGGGTACGACTACCAGGCGATGGCGGCCTACGCCACCACGTACTGGAGCAAGTACAACCCGGAGTACCCCAGCTTCGACGGCGCCGGTGCCGGTGGCGACTGCACCAACTTCGTCAGCCAGGCGCTGAAGGCGGGCGGCTGGAAGCACGTCCCCGGTTACACGAACGATTACCAGAAGTGGTTCGGCAACTCCGAGATCCAGTCGTACTCCTTCATCGGCGTCAACGAGTTCTCCTGGTTCGCCCTGTCGTCCCAGCGGGCCACCAGTCTCGCCAACGTCTACCAGATGGACGTCGGCGACGTGCTCCAGCTGGACTTCGACAAGGACGGGTCCAAGGACCACTCCATGATCGTCACGAACCGCACCCAGCAGGGCGTGCCGTACCTCACGTACCACTCCACCAACACCTACAACAGGTCGGTGGCCAGCCTCATCGCGTCGTACCCGAACGCGGCGTACTACGCCTACCGCACCTGACCGGTGACGGGCGTGATCTTCCGGGTCCGCACAGCTCCCGACAACAGCAGCTCTTGACGACGACATGCCTACCTGACATGCGAGCAGGTAGGCACGTCCGCGTCCGCGGGCCGTCGGTCAGCGACGGCAGGGGTGAGGCTCCGGCGCTACTCGGCGGATTCCGTGACCTCGCCCGCCCCTGACGTCTGTTTCCGGTGGCTCATGGAGCCGAGCACCCAGGACACGGCCAGGATCACCGAGGAGCAGAAGAAGAGACGTGCGGCGTCGAAGGCGCCCCATAGGAAACCTGCCACGACGCCCAGGATCAGCACGACGAGCCCGGCACCGAAGAACGCGCGAGAGTTCTTCTCCACTTGGTCCCTCATCATCAGCTTTCTCTCTGACGAGGGGGACCGACGAAGGCCGCCCCCCCCTCGAACCGGTCGGCCTCTACACGCTACCTGCGCCACCAGCTCTTACGATGGGAATTGCGCACATAGCGACGT
It encodes the following:
- a CDS encoding amidase domain-containing protein, coding for MSRKRNRVGIVTVAAASVVAGLALPSWSAGAAVVDDPTVDTATRATFQQLADAVFADRTQALVSGARDGHKKRTEQRTSGFTGKVRLSGTQSREESSTLDELTTRKSRLAELGEKYSGATTKVTLDATRVKGRHATVAVTETTTLSYAKAKRAEPRTTGFQAHHELTFKAGHKGDWQLTGVQDTDDGYLAVNQVAEPSVPAQATAAAADLPSATRSAITTPAPAKPKNFTASGYDYQAMAAYATTYWSKYNPEYPSFDGAGAGGDCTNFVSQALKAGGWKHVPGYTNDYQKWFGNSEIQSYSFIGVNEFSWFALSSQRATSLANVYQMDVGDVLQLDFDKDGSKDHSMIVTNRTQQGVPYLTYHSTNTYNRSVASLIASYPNAAYYAYRT